One genomic region from Pseudoduganella dura encodes:
- a CDS encoding UBP-type zinc finger domain-containing protein has protein sequence MSDQCGHFDQIHTYKPRTSGCEECLKTGDTWVHLRTCLACGHVGCCDQSKNRHATRHFHETGHAMMRSQERGETWGWCYVDKRMFDPI, from the coding sequence ATGAGCGACCAGTGCGGCCATTTCGACCAGATCCACACCTATAAACCGCGCACCAGCGGCTGCGAGGAATGCCTGAAGACGGGCGATACGTGGGTGCACCTGCGCACCTGCCTCGCATGCGGCCACGTGGGCTGCTGCGACCAGTCGAAGAACCGGCACGCCACGCGGCATTTCCATGAAACGGGGCATGCGATGATGCGCTCGCAGGAGCGCGGCGAAACGTGGGGCTGGTGCTACGTGGACAAGCGGATGTTCGATCCGATCTGA
- a CDS encoding MDR family MFS transporter: MNQAIVSDPAAPVTDHEVRAVYLALLTVLGLGALEQSIVATALPRIVADLGGMAHLSWVVTAFVLASTAVMPLYGKLADQYGRRPMIFTALILFLAGSVLCGFAQDMTQLIAFRAVQGLGAGGFMPLAQIIIGDIVPPAQRARRQGSIAMLYAAASVVGPVLGGVMTDLLSWHWIFFINLPIGVVAFRALARSLRRPAATHAHRIDYLGSVLLTGSITALLIVLALGGTEWPWEAPQLRVCALLAAGLGAWLVVHVRRAAEPVLPPDLFGNRVFNIASGVMLLTFVGLMGASVFFPLFFQLVMGNTPAQSGLMTMAMMAGMILSSMLNGRVLARSGRYKGAQVAGLAVATASFGVLAWAMDAGLGYAVLEPAIFTLGFGLGLVMPNMTVVVQNALPPARRGVGTAMLTFFRSLGGLLGVTGSGAILARQLHAHGIAAAGTSAPALQAGAVAVYRHAIAGIFGAGAAIVLAALVVLLFLPEAPAPAHPPGG; the protein is encoded by the coding sequence ATGAACCAGGCGATCGTTTCCGACCCGGCCGCTCCCGTGACCGACCACGAGGTCCGTGCCGTCTACCTCGCGCTGCTGACGGTGCTGGGGCTGGGCGCGCTCGAACAGAGCATCGTTGCCACCGCGCTGCCGCGCATCGTCGCGGACCTGGGCGGCATGGCGCACCTGTCATGGGTCGTCACCGCGTTCGTGCTCGCATCCACGGCCGTGATGCCGCTGTACGGCAAGCTGGCCGACCAGTACGGCCGGCGGCCGATGATCTTCACGGCGCTGATCCTGTTCCTCGCGGGCTCCGTGCTGTGCGGCTTCGCGCAGGACATGACGCAGCTGATCGCCTTCCGCGCCGTGCAGGGGCTCGGCGCCGGCGGTTTCATGCCGCTGGCGCAGATCATCATCGGCGACATCGTGCCGCCCGCGCAGCGGGCCCGGCGCCAGGGCTCGATCGCGATGCTGTACGCCGCCGCCAGCGTGGTCGGCCCGGTGCTGGGCGGCGTGATGACGGACCTGCTGTCGTGGCACTGGATCTTCTTCATCAACCTGCCGATCGGCGTCGTCGCCTTTCGGGCGCTGGCCCGCTCGCTGCGCAGGCCCGCCGCCACGCACGCGCACCGCATCGACTACCTGGGATCGGTGCTGTTGACGGGGTCGATCACGGCGCTGCTAATCGTCCTGGCGCTGGGCGGCACCGAGTGGCCCTGGGAAGCGCCGCAGCTCCGGGTGTGCGCGCTGCTGGCCGCCGGCCTGGGCGCGTGGCTGGTGGTCCACGTCCGCCGCGCCGCCGAACCGGTGCTGCCGCCGGACCTGTTCGGCAACCGCGTGTTCAACATCGCAAGCGGCGTGATGCTGCTGACATTCGTGGGCCTGATGGGTGCCAGCGTGTTCTTCCCGCTGTTCTTCCAGCTCGTCATGGGCAATACGCCCGCGCAATCCGGGCTGATGACGATGGCGATGATGGCGGGCATGATCCTGTCGTCCATGCTGAACGGCCGCGTGCTGGCGCGTTCGGGCCGCTACAAGGGCGCCCAGGTCGCGGGGCTCGCGGTGGCCACGGCGTCGTTCGGCGTGCTGGCATGGGCCATGGATGCGGGCCTCGGCTACGCGGTGCTCGAACCGGCGATCTTCACGCTCGGCTTCGGCCTGGGCCTGGTGATGCCGAACATGACCGTGGTGGTGCAGAATGCGCTGCCGCCCGCCCGCCGCGGCGTCGGCACGGCGATGCTGACATTCTTCCGCTCGCTCGGCGGCCTGCTTGGCGTGACCGGTTCCGGCGCGATCCTCGCGCGCCAGCTGCATGCCCACGGCATCGCCGCCGCGGGCACGTCCGCCCCGGCGCTCCAGGCGGGCGCGGTGGCCGTGTACCGGCACGCGATCGCCGGCATCTTCGGCGCCGGTGCCGCGATCGTGCTGGCCGCGCTGGTCGTGCTGCTGTTCCTGCCCGAGGCGCCGGCGCCGGCGCACCCGCCCGGCGGGTGA
- a CDS encoding glycoside hydrolase family 28 protein: MTNKTFLQRRRLIKGTAALGTVSFMGLPALAQAPDPWARAKEIAGVFAKPLPFPKRDFPVTAYGGKPCKVHKVAGYPTIRAKGQVTTPVPGSHDSHPALRAAIAAAHKAGGGRVLVPAGDWYLKGPIVLLSNVHVHLAKGAHVYFSASPADYARDCPEAQTVDCGANGKLVLSRWQGNDCFNFAPLVYARGQKNIAITGEDWTSILDGQAGVPYEDGSGPGWWSMNQKGAEKGALHQGVDNPANPPLATVAPHLDAATLARIVGDRPNARADEKYLPALSEAGVPVEKRIFGLGHYLRPCLVEFMDCENVLMQGYQAVNAPFWIHHPVKCRNVHFSKVRMESIGPNSDGFDPESCDTVLVDGCWFNTGDDCIAIKAGKNADVGYGPTRNVVIQNSVMNSGHGGITLGSEMSAGIEHVYAQNIDVRNAHYATDPINTVVRLKTNMNRGGYLRHFYVRDLKLPNGVRLKPGFYTPIPGGPVPAKTVPTGGGAVITFDCDYTPSFDLVRSRPPEVSDVHISGIRVTNVDTPEGSFGCYQAFVVLGPVATSYNGPADRPVLPVRNVTISDCDFGNAVKADAPWFVHNAQGVTLRNVTIGGKRYNEKLSG; this comes from the coding sequence ATGACGAACAAGACCTTCCTGCAACGCCGCCGGCTGATCAAGGGCACCGCCGCGCTGGGCACCGTATCCTTCATGGGCCTGCCGGCCCTGGCGCAGGCGCCCGATCCATGGGCGCGCGCGAAGGAAATCGCCGGCGTGTTCGCGAAACCACTGCCGTTCCCGAAACGCGATTTCCCGGTGACGGCGTATGGCGGCAAGCCCTGCAAGGTGCACAAGGTGGCGGGCTATCCGACGATCCGGGCGAAGGGGCAGGTGACGACCCCGGTGCCGGGCTCGCACGACAGCCACCCGGCGCTGCGCGCCGCGATCGCCGCCGCGCACAAGGCGGGCGGCGGCCGCGTGCTGGTCCCGGCCGGCGACTGGTACCTGAAAGGCCCGATCGTGCTGCTGTCGAACGTGCACGTGCACCTGGCGAAAGGCGCGCACGTGTACTTCAGCGCCAGCCCGGCCGACTACGCCCGCGATTGCCCGGAAGCGCAAACGGTCGACTGCGGCGCCAACGGCAAGCTGGTGCTGTCGCGCTGGCAGGGCAACGACTGCTTCAATTTCGCGCCGCTGGTGTATGCGCGCGGCCAGAAGAACATCGCGATCACCGGCGAGGACTGGACCAGCATCCTGGATGGCCAGGCCGGCGTGCCGTACGAGGATGGCAGCGGCCCGGGCTGGTGGAGCATGAACCAGAAAGGCGCCGAAAAGGGGGCATTGCACCAGGGCGTGGACAACCCCGCCAATCCGCCGCTGGCCACGGTGGCGCCGCACCTGGACGCGGCCACGCTGGCGCGCATCGTGGGCGACCGCCCGAACGCGCGCGCCGACGAGAAATACCTGCCGGCGCTGTCCGAGGCCGGCGTGCCGGTCGAGAAACGCATTTTCGGCCTGGGCCACTACCTGCGCCCGTGCCTGGTCGAGTTCATGGATTGCGAAAACGTGCTGATGCAGGGCTACCAGGCCGTCAACGCGCCGTTCTGGATCCACCATCCGGTCAAGTGCCGCAACGTGCATTTCTCGAAGGTGCGGATGGAATCGATCGGCCCGAATTCGGACGGCTTCGATCCCGAATCGTGCGACACCGTGCTGGTCGACGGCTGCTGGTTCAACACGGGCGACGACTGCATCGCCATCAAGGCCGGCAAGAACGCGGACGTGGGTTACGGTCCCACGCGCAACGTGGTGATCCAGAACTCGGTGATGAACAGCGGGCATGGCGGCATCACGCTGGGCAGCGAGATGTCGGCCGGGATCGAACACGTGTACGCGCAGAATATCGACGTGCGCAACGCCCACTACGCGACCGATCCGATCAACACGGTGGTGCGCCTGAAAACCAACATGAACCGCGGCGGCTACCTGCGCCATTTCTACGTGCGCGACCTGAAGCTGCCGAACGGCGTGCGCCTGAAGCCCGGTTTCTACACGCCGATCCCGGGCGGCCCGGTGCCGGCGAAAACCGTGCCCACGGGCGGCGGCGCCGTCATCACGTTCGACTGCGACTACACGCCGTCGTTCGACCTGGTGCGCAGCCGGCCGCCGGAAGTGTCGGACGTGCATATTTCCGGCATCAGGGTGACGAACGTCGATACGCCCGAAGGCAGCTTCGGCTGTTACCAGGCGTTCGTGGTGCTCGGGCCGGTGGCCACCAGCTACAACGGCCCGGCGGACCGGCCGGTGCTCCCGGTGCGCAACGTGACGATCTCGGACTGCGATTTCGGCAACGCGGTCAAGGCCGATGCGCCGTGGTTCGTCCACAATGCGCAGGGCGTCACGCTGCGCAACGTGACGATCGGCGGCAAGCGCTACAACGAAAAACTGTCCGGGTAA
- a CDS encoding MarR family winged helix-turn-helix transcriptional regulator, translating into MTQRVQALSEELRNALKLLVREMRRDAAGDESGLSLMQAYLLWAVEEHPGIGIAELARLQNVRGPTMSGQVKALEEAGLVERSAPFPEDRRRSGLQVSAAGAAHLRRMRAGRLDWLSQRVARLRPAQLDALEAAIEPLAIIARP; encoded by the coding sequence ATGACGCAACGGGTACAGGCGCTCTCCGAGGAGTTGCGCAACGCGCTGAAGCTGCTGGTGCGCGAGATGCGGCGCGACGCGGCGGGCGACGAATCGGGGCTGTCGTTGATGCAGGCCTATCTGTTGTGGGCGGTGGAAGAACATCCCGGCATCGGCATTGCCGAGCTGGCGCGGCTGCAGAACGTGCGCGGTCCGACGATGAGCGGCCAGGTCAAGGCGCTCGAGGAAGCGGGCCTGGTCGAGCGCAGCGCGCCGTTTCCGGAAGACCGGCGGCGCAGCGGCCTGCAGGTGAGCGCCGCCGGCGCGGCACACCTGCGGCGCATGCGTGCCGGGCGCCTGGACTGGCTGTCGCAACGCGTGGCCCGCCTCAGGCCCGCCCAGCTCGATGCGCTGGAAGCGGCCATCGAACCTCTCGCCATCATCGCCCGGCCATGA
- a CDS encoding nuclear transport factor 2 family protein, translated as MKKHLLLFCCALPLQALAACLPAEELVERDRQYEAALGSGNVAFLRELLADDYIWVHTLGSELETKPALLARMEKPTRFKSRTTGDVQARALGDTVVLHGVSIVEQWNADGTTFKTNRYQFMRTYVNVDGRCRLLAGQTMNLSSK; from the coding sequence ATGAAAAAACACCTGCTGCTGTTCTGCTGCGCGCTGCCCTTGCAGGCGCTGGCGGCCTGCCTGCCCGCCGAGGAGCTGGTCGAACGCGACCGCCAGTACGAAGCCGCGCTCGGTTCAGGAAACGTGGCTTTCCTGCGCGAGCTGCTGGCCGACGACTATATCTGGGTGCACACGCTCGGCTCCGAGCTCGAAACGAAGCCGGCGTTGCTGGCGCGGATGGAAAAGCCCACGCGCTTCAAATCGCGCACGACGGGCGACGTGCAGGCACGCGCGCTGGGCGATACGGTGGTGCTGCACGGCGTGTCGATCGTGGAGCAGTGGAACGCGGACGGTACCACTTTCAAAACCAACCGCTACCAGTTCATGCGCACCTACGTGAACGTGGACGGCCGGTGCAGGCTGCTGGCGGGGCAGACCATGAACCTGTCGTCGAAGTGA
- the pelA gene encoding pectate lyase: protein MHLKKAAIALALALGLGLPAAHASVIGTMTRAQPVTEARIAALAEADRAAWRGYLERSRALMARDKAALATERAAGAAPPEAQARLHGDSGMPLDKPPAWYASPEARHVADNIVSFQTPAGGWGKNVDRTGHVRQKGEHYAPIDDDPSGGVIVAAAGWNYVGTIDNDATTTELRFLARVQAALPGAPGEAYRKAFDKGVGYLLDAQYPNGGFPQVYPLQGGYHDAITYNDNAFAQVADLLALVAGRQGDYAFVAPALASRAQVAHGRAIGVLLASQIRVNGQLTGWCQQHDALTLAPVGARNFEPVALSSSETSRLLTLLMRLPQPTAQVTAAIDGAAAWLKRVAVYNVGWTAKGENGRFLEARPGAGPLWARMYDIDTMQPVFGDRDGTIHTDVNELTKERRDGYGWYGSGPASALAAYDKWRAGQGGKQGR from the coding sequence ATGCATCTGAAAAAAGCGGCGATCGCGCTGGCGCTCGCGCTGGGCCTGGGGCTGCCGGCGGCGCACGCGTCGGTGATCGGCACGATGACACGCGCGCAGCCGGTCACGGAAGCGCGCATCGCGGCATTGGCCGAAGCGGACCGGGCCGCATGGCGCGGCTACCTGGAACGTTCGCGCGCGCTGATGGCGCGCGACAAGGCCGCGCTGGCAACGGAACGGGCAGCCGGCGCCGCGCCGCCGGAGGCACAGGCGCGGCTGCACGGCGATTCCGGCATGCCGCTGGACAAGCCGCCGGCGTGGTATGCGTCGCCGGAAGCGCGCCATGTGGCCGACAATATCGTCAGCTTCCAGACGCCCGCCGGCGGCTGGGGCAAGAACGTCGACCGTACCGGGCACGTGCGGCAAAAGGGCGAGCATTATGCGCCGATCGACGACGACCCGTCCGGCGGCGTGATCGTTGCCGCCGCCGGCTGGAACTATGTCGGCACGATCGACAACGATGCGACGACGACCGAGCTGCGCTTCCTGGCGCGCGTGCAGGCGGCGCTGCCGGGCGCGCCGGGCGAGGCCTACCGCAAGGCGTTCGACAAGGGCGTGGGCTACCTGCTCGATGCGCAATATCCGAACGGCGGCTTCCCGCAGGTGTATCCGCTGCAGGGCGGTTACCACGACGCGATCACCTACAACGACAACGCGTTCGCCCAGGTCGCCGACCTGCTGGCCCTCGTGGCCGGGAGGCAGGGCGATTACGCGTTCGTGGCGCCGGCACTGGCATCGCGCGCGCAGGTTGCGCACGGCCGCGCGATCGGCGTGCTGCTCGCCAGCCAGATCCGCGTGAACGGCCAGCTCACCGGCTGGTGCCAGCAACACGATGCACTGACGCTGGCGCCGGTGGGCGCGCGCAATTTCGAGCCGGTGGCGCTGTCCAGTTCCGAGACGTCGCGCCTGCTGACGTTGCTGATGCGGCTGCCGCAACCGACTGCGCAGGTCACCGCGGCCATCGACGGCGCCGCCGCCTGGCTCAAGCGCGTGGCGGTCTACAACGTCGGCTGGACGGCCAAGGGCGAGAACGGCCGCTTCCTCGAAGCGCGGCCCGGCGCCGGACCGCTGTGGGCGCGGATGTACGACATCGACACGATGCAGCCGGTCTTCGGCGACCGCGACGGCACCATCCACACCGACGTCAACGAGCTGACGAAGGAGCGGCGCGACGGTTACGGCTGGTATGGCAGCGGCCCGGCATCGGCGCTGGCCGCGTATGACAAGTGGCGCGCGGGCCAGGGCGGCAAACAAGGCCGGTGA
- a CDS encoding secondary thiamine-phosphate synthase enzyme YjbQ yields MVLAHQAILEFSTAGRGTRDITDAVAGAVRESGIACGVAHVFVQHTSCSLTITENADPDVRRDLETIVARLAPHGDPAFRHDAEGPDDMAAHARTMLTDTALTVPVGGGRLLLGTWQGIYLWEHRTAQHRRTVVVTVLG; encoded by the coding sequence ATGGTCTTGGCTCATCAGGCAATCCTCGAATTTTCCACCGCCGGGCGCGGCACGCGCGATATCACGGACGCCGTGGCCGGGGCGGTGCGCGAATCCGGTATTGCCTGCGGAGTGGCGCACGTGTTCGTGCAGCACACGAGCTGTTCGCTGACGATCACCGAAAATGCCGATCCGGACGTGCGGCGCGATCTCGAGACGATCGTCGCGCGGCTGGCGCCGCACGGCGACCCGGCCTTCCGGCACGATGCGGAAGGGCCGGACGACATGGCCGCCCATGCCCGCACGATGCTGACCGATACGGCGCTGACCGTGCCGGTGGGCGGCGGCCGGCTGCTGCTGGGCACGTGGCAGGGCATCTACCTGTGGGAACACCGCACGGCGCAGCACCGGCGCACGGTGGTCGTCACCGTGCTGGGCTGA
- a CDS encoding DUF5710 domain-containing protein, producing MTADFPFDPPYKLAIESPAGKRWVEVQPDGSRIDTTPPATTLPPEGTRVDNTRVDNTRSAPRGGAPAKAQVFLKVPFAEKDEAKRLGARWDAASKKWYVPNGVDAAPFSRWTA from the coding sequence ATGACCGCCGACTTCCCCTTCGATCCGCCGTACAAGCTCGCCATCGAATCCCCCGCCGGAAAACGCTGGGTCGAGGTACAGCCCGACGGCAGCCGGATCGACACGACACCGCCCGCCACCACGCTGCCGCCGGAAGGCACGCGCGTCGACAACACGCGGGTCGACAACACGCGCAGTGCGCCGCGCGGCGGGGCACCGGCCAAGGCGCAGGTGTTCCTGAAGGTGCCGTTCGCGGAAAAGGACGAAGCCAAGCGCCTGGGCGCCCGCTGGGATGCCGCCAGCAAGAAATGGTATGTGCCCAACGGCGTGGATGCCGCACCGTTCAGCCGCTGGACGGCCTGA
- a CDS encoding DUF5060 domain-containing protein → MRLARRTFVVLAAALCAGLAYAQVPVNEYGAALAAGPVERWGMLEIDLAGPAEGNPFVDVALSAVFRQGAREIAVDGFYDGAGRYKIRFMPDTAGAWTWETRSNRAELRGRTGRFDAVQAAPGNRGPVSVRNTFHFGYADGSPFWQVGTTSYAWTHQPDALQERTLRTLAMAPFNKLRMAVFPNNDDALAHQRFPFPGKPPHGWDFSRFDVDFFRNLDRRVAQLRALGIEADLILFHPYDKGKWGFDRMPGAVNDRYLRYVVARLAAYRNVWWSMANEFDFLTEKTMDDWDHYFQLVQAADPYGHLRSIHNAFRLYNHTKPWVTHASIQHGAATEDPERAVLYRDVYNKPVVYDEVKYEGDWVKRWGQLTPEEMVLRFWNGAIAGSYVGHSEIYKDPGGEIWLGKGGTLKGQSPPRLAFFRRILAESPHEGLEPIDKWQDHPFAGKHAEYYLGYFNRDKPAAWPFVLFKTGLRDGMKFRAEVIDTWNMTVTPVDGTFEIKRRDDYTFADKDGRSIALPGRPYMAVRIVRVR, encoded by the coding sequence GTGCGTCTCGCAAGGCGAACCTTTGTCGTGCTGGCGGCGGCGCTGTGCGCCGGCCTCGCGTACGCACAGGTGCCGGTGAACGAATACGGCGCCGCGCTCGCCGCCGGTCCGGTCGAACGCTGGGGCATGCTGGAAATCGACCTGGCGGGGCCGGCGGAAGGCAATCCGTTCGTGGACGTCGCCCTGTCGGCCGTGTTCCGGCAGGGCGCGCGCGAAATCGCCGTCGACGGCTTCTATGATGGCGCGGGCCGCTACAAGATCCGCTTCATGCCCGATACGGCCGGCGCGTGGACGTGGGAAACGCGCAGCAACCGCGCCGAACTGCGCGGCAGGACCGGCCGCTTCGACGCGGTACAGGCGGCCCCCGGCAACCGCGGCCCCGTCTCGGTGCGCAATACCTTTCACTTCGGCTACGCGGACGGTTCGCCGTTCTGGCAGGTGGGCACCACCAGCTACGCGTGGACGCACCAGCCCGACGCCCTGCAGGAGCGGACATTGCGCACGCTGGCAATGGCGCCGTTCAACAAGCTGCGCATGGCGGTCTTTCCGAACAACGACGACGCACTGGCGCACCAGCGTTTTCCGTTCCCCGGCAAGCCGCCGCATGGCTGGGATTTCAGCCGCTTCGACGTGGATTTCTTCCGCAACCTGGACCGGCGCGTGGCGCAGCTGCGCGCGCTGGGCATCGAGGCCGACCTGATCCTGTTTCACCCGTACGACAAGGGCAAGTGGGGTTTCGACCGCATGCCGGGGGCCGTCAACGACCGCTACCTGCGCTACGTGGTGGCCCGGCTGGCGGCCTACCGCAACGTGTGGTGGTCGATGGCCAACGAGTTCGACTTCCTCACCGAGAAGACGATGGACGACTGGGACCATTACTTCCAGCTCGTGCAGGCGGCCGACCCGTACGGCCACCTGCGTTCGATCCACAACGCGTTCCGGCTCTACAACCACACGAAGCCGTGGGTCACGCACGCGAGCATCCAGCACGGCGCGGCCACGGAAGACCCGGAACGCGCGGTGCTGTACCGCGACGTCTACAACAAGCCGGTCGTCTACGACGAAGTGAAGTACGAGGGCGACTGGGTCAAGCGCTGGGGCCAGCTCACGCCGGAAGAGATGGTGCTGCGCTTCTGGAACGGCGCGATCGCCGGCTCGTACGTGGGGCACAGCGAGATCTACAAGGATCCCGGCGGCGAGATCTGGCTGGGCAAGGGCGGCACGCTGAAGGGGCAAAGCCCGCCGCGGCTGGCGTTCTTCCGCAGGATCCTGGCCGAGAGTCCGCACGAAGGCCTCGAGCCGATCGACAAGTGGCAAGACCATCCCTTTGCGGGAAAACACGCCGAGTATTACCTGGGCTATTTCAACCGGGACAAGCCCGCCGCGTGGCCGTTCGTGCTGTTCAAGACGGGGCTGCGGGACGGCATGAAGTTCCGGGCCGAGGTGATCGACACATGGAACATGACGGTCACGCCGGTGGACGGCACGTTTGAAATCAAAAGACGCGACGATTACACGTTCGCCGACAAGGATGGCCGCAGCATCGCACTGCCGGGCCGGCCGTACATGGCCGTCCGGATCGTGCGGGTGCGCTGA
- a CDS encoding GFA family protein: MLRGSCLCGGVAYRAEGPVHHASHCYCTMCQKQHGAGAGSYANVGSAGFAIERGAELVVEYASSGQGRRGFCRVCGSTLFWRSTASPESIAVTLGTLEPPYDGPVERELFTETKPAWLPVK; this comes from the coding sequence ATGCTGAGGGGAAGTTGCCTGTGCGGCGGGGTAGCCTACCGGGCCGAGGGTCCGGTCCACCATGCCAGCCATTGTTACTGCACGATGTGCCAGAAGCAGCATGGCGCCGGTGCCGGCTCGTATGCGAACGTGGGCAGTGCCGGATTCGCGATCGAGCGCGGCGCGGAACTGGTCGTGGAGTATGCGTCGTCCGGACAGGGGCGGCGCGGGTTTTGCCGCGTGTGCGGGTCCACGCTGTTCTGGCGCAGCACCGCGTCGCCCGAGAGCATCGCGGTCACACTGGGCACGCTGGAGCCGCCTTACGACGGCCCTGTCGAGCGTGAGTTGTTTACGGAGACGAAACCGGCATGGCTGCCGGTGAAATGA
- a CDS encoding DUF3297 family protein produces the protein MNDTTQRPDLPDHLSTDPRSSFHVPAVFEHDVGIRFNDKERFDVSEYCISEGWIKVPSGKALDRKGQPMLIKLKGKVEAFYR, from the coding sequence ATGAACGATACCACTCAACGCCCCGACCTGCCGGACCATCTGTCGACCGACCCGCGCAGCTCCTTCCACGTGCCCGCCGTGTTCGAACACGACGTCGGCATCCGCTTCAACGACAAGGAACGCTTCGACGTTTCCGAGTACTGCATCAGCGAAGGCTGGATCAAGGTCCCGTCCGGCAAGGCGCTGGACCGCAAGGGCCAGCCGATGCTGATCAAGCTGAAAGGCAAGGTCGAAGCGTTCTACCGCTGA